From Anastrepha obliqua isolate idAnaObli1 chromosome 3, idAnaObli1_1.0, whole genome shotgun sequence:
atTCCAAAAGATTTTCGAATCGGTTTAcggtattatatatatatatatatatataattggcgcgtacaccatttttggttgtttggccgatctccacacaaatggagagacctacagtttcaagccgactccgaacggcattatttttatgaggagcttttccatggcagaaatacactcggatgtttgccattgcctgccgagggggcgaccgctattagaaaaattattttattaattttggtttcaccgagattcgaatcaacgttctctctgtgaattccgaatggtaatcacgcaccaacccattcggctacggcggccgccggtatcgcaaatacaaataaaaacaaatatgcaaTTGTGGTATACATACATTGATATACATttgcattattaattaatacagaaatatttggaaattaaattaaatggaatacttacacgcatacatacacatgtacatacctacatttatATGTACACTGCTGCAATTTAAGGCAGCTGGTTCGGCAAAAAGGATAAAtccacaaataaaatacaaaaaactgtAATAACATCCCTGTGTctgtgcatatatacatttacCTGACTGCTCGTAATGTACCATACATTTACCTGGGTAATGAAGACATACACAATACTGgctaaaaagtatataaaaatatacgagtatctatatgtatgtatgattagTCTATCTTTTAAGTACTTTTAAAGGGGGTTGCTACTTGGTTGTCAAGGAAGGGATTCTTTTAGATTTTCACACGCTTCAAATGCTTTTCAAGTCCAACTTTACAGCCGTTACTTTAAACTGAGGTAgttttttttgcacattttcgcATTTCGTAAATAAGCATACCTAAGTTAAATTCCATGCTAACATAtgaacacatatatgtacatagcatatacatacatacatgtagataAGTATATGTACACAAACATACAGTTTGTCTAATAGAAGCGTAACCGGGAAAATTCAAACTTAagttccgttataaaaaaatgtaaatgctgcTGAATAGATGCATATTTTTAGCAATACGTGAGAAAATGTTCGTTATTTGTACAAAATGAGTTTCACGCATGTAAAACGATTTGAAGCAGCGTTCCTATGTACGAACTCGAAATGTCCAAAAATGTCACGTGCATTTGTAAATGGGTACCGATCAATAAATGGTAAACCGAAGTTAGAAACGTTGACGACTTCCCCgaaggaggcaaaaaaaaaaaaataattatgaaagaaGCCGTTTTAAGGAGAAATGTTGTTAATGTGTCCAAagaccaccgtagccgaatggattggtgcgtgactacctttcgggagaagtaggctcgaatctccgtgtatgaaacaccaatttggtgaaaaagttttttctaatagcggttactcctcggcaggcaatggctaacCTTCGAGGtatatttcagccatgaaaaagctcctcaaaaacaaaaattgagttggcataaaacaacatcaagacgcataccacaaataggaggagaagctcggtcaaacacataacagaagtgtttGACCCGGCCCTTTTTTATCGCGTATCTGAAAACACTATTCGGGGACGTTTACCTGCAGAAGACCTAAAATTCCGGATCACATTAAAACAACCGCTGCTCTCActatcacacattgaaaaaatattcgcaTGGACTGGGAaaaattcagaacggaattgggcgaacgtaatattcacggatGAATCTTCTTCTAGGGCGgaatagttgcatacgtcgATTGTGGTGTACTGCTAATAATTGTTAAGCTAATGCtgttaagcatccagttaaggttcatgTCTGTGGATGCTTCTCCGAAAAAGTATTTGAACGTTTATTTGTGCTTACCgacaatttgaatgcagttttgaagcATACAATTTACTAAAAAGCATTATTACCCTACGCTGTGAAAATGTTTGGAAGAACTAGATAACTTTGGATTTTAAAGaaacacaacaaaattatttaattaatataaagaggatattgtaagctcatacaatgcagtttgttagaatcgaattggtcaaatagttaTGGCGGGCAGGCTTCTACATACCTACTGTATAAATTTGTGGTGTTTTATTTAATCGTAATAATATTGCAGACAtttgacatccagagcatacttaaattatggtgggaacacttctcgaacctgttaaatagtaaCAGCTGcgtatgtcacagagaatgtgaatcccgataccccaataaTTGACAACGGAACTgttgttccgctacccgaccatgacgaggggagaatagcaataacgcggctaaaggACAACAAAGCTGCGGACGCCGACGGATTggcggctgagctattcaaacatggcggcgaggagctgctAAGGtgtatgcatcagcttctatgcaaaatatggtcggatgaaggCAGGCCTGTCGATTGGAGTTTacgtgtgctctgcccaatccataagaagggtgatcctgcaatctgtgccattTATCGCGggactagtcttctaaatatcgcctataaggttctaacgGGCGTATTGTTTGAAAGACTAAACCCTactatcaaccaactgattggaccttatcagtgtggcatTAGACctagaaagtctaccatcgaccaaatattcacaatacgccaaatcttggaaaagacccatgaaaggagaatcgacacacaccatcttttcgtcgactttaaagctgcattcgacagtacggaaagaagttacttgtatgccgcgatgtctgattttagtatccccgcaaaactaatacggctatgcaagatcacgttgctcaacaccagcagcgccgccagaattgggaaggacctctccgagccctttgataccaaacgaggtttcagagaaGCACAGGAAGGAaaggactggcgcgctttgttaaactcggccacaatcgcgaaagcggttatcgcgccaatcaagaagaagaatacagGCCCGGAAGTAGAGTCCTCATATCTTTtttacaatatacatatatgtacatacatacaaaggcaagatattttcaaatataagtTCTCAATATTCCCACAGAGCATTGAAAACCAAGTGCTGTAAGCCTCGGTTCGTTCCTCTAAAAATCATTTTGTACCAATTTGATTTAATTGAACTTTACTGCTTTTAAATGTGGCGAAATGTGCATGCTTGTAGCAACGCAGCACAACAATAAATCAGCCGGCagaagtttttggaaaaatcttGCCCGAATAAAgctaacaagcaaaaaacaatcaaaaaaaattagaaatgcaaaaacaattttcgTGATATTGCAGTTCGGCACAATTGGCCATTGCAATTGgcacacaaacagcttttttgtGAGAAAGGGTTACCTTTGcttgaaaaattttgcttacattagaaatgattaaataattttattgatgtACGCATTTCAAAGTTGTAACTAAACTAAAAGAAGGAATATTTCTATCGACTGATTCGGTTTTGATGTAACAGCTATAACTGATGATTCTATTTCAAATTCTTGCATATTGCCACGCCCCTTTTATAGACTCCTGATGTCAAAATTAACGTTCTCGGATAGCCCAGCTCTAAAATACAGAAATCCCCCTGTAAATCGGAGCGTGCAAATCGAAGTTATTACATTACGTACACATTTCGAGACATTGCTCCGTaagatttataaatataatatataaaatgtatcTATTCAAGATTATACCTCACATgaatccatacatatgtatgtctttaGTTAGGGGAAGTATTAATACAATTTTCGCTCATTGGATGGGCAATATGTTATGCTAAGTACGAAAAAGGTAGAGACAAAAATAGCTCAGGTAGCATAACGGCAAATGTATCCAAAGGGTGCCCGCAAGGTGGTGTACTATCATTTCAAGCGTACACCAACAACGTggtcaaaatatgtaaaaggaAATTCGAAGGTACTTGAAATTCGTAGGTGGTGAGTCAAGGTGAGGCTCAGCATAAATCCAGCACAAAAGGCTATCGTAACATTAGCAAGAAAATACAAACTCACTcattttaaaccaattttttttgatgGAATTGAGGTAAAAATTCAGAGGGAAGTATAATTTTTGAGCATAACATTTGACCAGAAATTATTGTACTATGAAAAGCACACATAGAAGAGATCGTGAGAAATACCATTAGAGTATTTATGACATGTAAACCGATTCCAGGTAAAAGCTGGGGATGTACAACACCTTGTACGGCTGTAGACAGACCTATGATTTTCTACGAGACAGTATTTTGGGAGAATCGCACGAGAAAACAACCAGCAATAAACACAACTAAGACTCCAACTCCAAAGACTTGCGTGTGCAGGCATAACATCTCCCACGGCATCAATGGAGATTCTTCTAGAACTCACACCTCTTCACATGCATACCCAATCCAAATCGAGGAGGGTTACCTAAGCTACCATTAGCTCTGACGTTTATCGAAATCGCaggaagtttaatatttttgttaatactGATGTTCAGTTCTGTCAAATGCTTCAAGATTGAACTGGGCAATAAAAAGATTTTGGATCGGCTATCTAAAATAAGATAAACCAGAATTTTATAATATGGTACACGAGCAGACGGGTTCCTCACCGAGGAAGGTCCAGGGGCAGGTGTCTACGGACCagagaaaatatatgtatgcggAGGCTCTAGGCaagtatacaaatataatattatatctatgtacatatactatatacatatatttcaattGGAAGTCGACGCGATAGAGAGATGTGTTGATTTTATTCATAAACGCAACTATAACAACAGAAGTATAGCTATCCTTACTGATAGCCAGGCAGCAATCAAAACTCTCAACTCTTTTCCGGTTACATCAAAACCGGGGTTAGAACGTCAGAGCAACCAGACCTTTGGGTTCCAGTGTATATAGAAATTACTGAAAACGAAATAGCAGATAAATTAGCCAGGAAAGGGACAGCCTCCCCATTTATAGGCCCAGAGCCATTTTTTAACCAAACAAAAGGTAAATTCTCCTCTCTTATTCAGGAATTagaagaaaagcaaagaagatcaATACTGGAACAATTTACCGGGTTTATCGcaatgaaaatcaaataatcATTGCTTAAACTGATTTAATGACTCCATTGGAATTAAATAAGTGTAATTTTATAATCATCACAGTAACTATAAATACTCCAATGGAGCTTGCAGGTATCAAATCAAATAgggcaaatactaaaatttattgaggaagttgggCGCAGTCGCAGCGCTAAGTcccctaataataataatatgtagtAATAATGGAGAGACTTTGAATTGTATTCCTCTTCTTGCCATTATAGTCCGTAAGCCAACGACAGATTTTCACGACCAAGTTCCTCTCAGTCGATAATTCGTAAAATGCCTCAGATAGTTGCATTATGAAGCGTTGTAAACGTCAGCTGCGGCTCCGAGGGTGGGTTGAGCAGTTGTAGCCGCCCACgcacgtaaaaaaaaatatttttagtcatttactcccgattaaaacattgatcaaattaaagttagactaatattttgaagaaataaaattgtcagctAATTATAAAGTGGTGGATTATACGTCAGCTGgtcacacaaatatgaaaaaaatatatattttttcagtgatttcCTCCCAAAGGAATTACGTTGTTTTGGAATTTGCTCAGCTCTATTGGCATTGTGTATATAATTTCGTAAGGTATGTACATGCGCAAATGCGGCTCACGATTCTGTACGTCATACGCCATACTTTGAAATTCTGGTTATTCGGAGCTACATTTGATACAACATTtcaacatatgcatacatacatacttacctacaccagtatatacatacatacataacttgcTGACAAATGTTCATTTACTTCAACAGGGACAAATACCAATATCTTTCTGTATATGCATGGGTATTTCTGCTTTGTCTTTTGAATCAAGTAATTATGCTTTTTCAGGAAAGCTATCTTACATGATTCatgatgtacatatatacacatatgtatatatgtatgtatgtatattgtattCGACATCTACTTATGTTTCGGACAACTTCTTAAAAGAATGCCAacgaagaaaatataataatatgaatACACATCCCAAACAATAAACCTATgcaaatatatgtgtatatgaatgTAGGTATGCAAGTTCAGGTATAAAACCGACAACCTTACCAGCTAACTAGTCCACTACTAGTACTAGACTATACAGTAATATTTCACATATGAATGCATacttacctacatatatatgtatgtacctacatatgtatgtgttttttatatCGCTAcaataaacatatttatgtatacatatgtacatatgtatgtagattctCGCAGCGTGGATGCATATTGTGTTAAGTGATTGACTTCATCACTGCCTAAtggtacaaaatgtttttttttatttttttttaaatcgaaatcaaaataaattatactGGCAAAATTGCTTTGGGGTTTTGAGAAGTTTGGAAGAACGTAGACATGACCTTGTCCAAAGACCCTACCCTTTAGATTATATATAAGACTAGCTTATACAGCTCCGGAAAGCTAGGGCTACTATGCATCAACTCTGGTAGcgattgtacatatgtatgtatatcagaaGTAATAACACggcgaaaaaaataatacacacgtacacgcatatatacatatgtatatgaattaagAAATACACCCCATTTGGTAAATAGTTtgccaaatgtatgtatattaaaaaaatgtatataattcataAGAAAAGTGAAATAGCATTCGTCTggtaacattttttctttcattcttaATTCCGAATTTTAGGAAACGACCAGAAAGCGATAACCAACAAATTGTCGTTACTAATCAAAGAGCGGAATATAATTTTGGGTGCATTTTTTACCTGCCAATAATAGAGAATTGCTCCAGgtaatacacaaacattttttcacaGTATATTTGCATTTTACCCTGAGCATCTAGAAAGGTAACACATCTGGCGGGGTATAAGTGCGTGATTGcgaaaatctacccaaagtagGTACTACTTTGTGTGCTTTGGCGGAGGAATATTGGCATTTGTATGGCAGCCAGAGTATAAATACGAGGCTGCAATGTAGAAAATTTCACAGTTATTGGCGAGCAGTGATGGAGTGTAAATCGTTTTGAAGTGGatttgaaaagcacacatttCATTGTGCAGCATTATAGCAGATCTGAGCTGAGTCATTAAAGTTCAAGGCTGAACtaaaggtgtgtgtgtgtgtgtaaatatatataaatttgtgtaATACAATTTTGAACAAAGGATAGCggctaaattaaaaagaaaacgttGTGCAAGCTGAAACAAATTCTACGTGTGCTGCAAAAtgacaaaactgaaaataattccaggttttgaaaataattttgttgaagATGCGTCGACACTACGTGCTTGGGTACGAAATTTTCGTATTAAACGgtcacaaatgaaaaaaaagcacCGTGGCGATTTACGTGTAAATGCAATGTTAAATACGGCACTGTTGACTGCCGAAGCTGACTTATGTCGCAAGCAAAATGAATGTTTTCGTACCCGACTGATGTTTCATCAAAGATCGGAGAAGGGCTATGTGATGGGACATGTGTTGGACGAGGAGAGAGCAAAGCAACGAGAAACGATCAATAATATATGGAAAAGTGAGATAAATGACCTGGATTCATTTATGCGTTCGCTGAACAGTAGCAATAGAAGTTGCGGTGACAAAACCACTAGAAATGAAAatacttataatttaaaaagtgtTAACAGCAGTACTTTACAGTATAGTATTGCTGTAGTTAGTTGATAatgttaaatatgttttttcctgaaataattttcattgtaGATGTGTAAAATGTGTACCTCTAGAATAGATTTATTATGCAAGTTTTTCATTTGCAGTCATCGAAGCATCTTCCGAATACTTCGACAATGTGAAAACTGAGAGTTGACACCATATTCTGGTTGAGAATAGCCAGCGAGCCTGGACTGGGCATGCCCGAGTTCTGGGAGCCTGGTATGGGGTGATGCGCACGCACAACTGATGTGTGGAAAATTAGCTCAGATGTTGCTCAATCGGTTCGTAAAattagcatttaaaaaattatataactcttttttttttgtcttatataCGAAAACTAtctattttctcaaaacaaagtaaaacaaatcgccattttgttttatgtaacGTTCGTTTGCGCATGGCGCCATAGGCAGCCATGTTAAACTTCGAAATGTGTATGGATtataaattgatattttttcttttaatagtttgtcggattttgtttttatcttggtttaaatttcataaacttAATCAAAATTATGATATGTATTTCATTTTGGAAGAATTTACCTGCAAGGACAGTAAAGAGGTCATTTGACCGATAATTGTAGTTACTGTTCACGAAAATACTCGGCAATGCTCGGAGAAAAGTTACTATCTCATTCTTCATGAGTAATGTGAAGAAATTGGGAGAGACCGTTGTATAGTGTGATTTTGCATCTCTCTCTAACTTATGTATACGCTCATTGTACTCGATGAAGTAAATGGTATAATTTTTAGTCAGTTGACTAATGAGACTTAATGTAAATATCCATCGCATATAaattgaaatcgaaaaattttgattataacGTATTTTTCGTGCACAAAGAACAGCAAGAGAAGCATTTTGGCTATTTCGTCTTAGGTGCAATCACAAACTAGGTGCTCCAATTTTCGTATTGCCACCTTGCATTCACATACCGTCTGCACAAATCAGTATCTGATATTTGTTTCACTCTTTCATAAAGTTACAAAGAGTAGTATGTCCTCTTATGCATCAGTTCATGTCAAAAGAAAATATGTCgacgaaatatttttatgtatacatacatacattaaatttgtttgcataagTGGAACATACTTTCTCCGTATTGTTGGcctgtatgtatgcaatttagcAAGAATAAATGAGATGGCGCTAGTTACTTTGTTTTAAGTTGCCGTAGGTAGTGTATGCAATACCCGCTAAGTACCTGAAAAATAGGCCTTGATTCATATTGAATTTTAATGTTCCTAGATAGTGCAATAaggatgtaaaaaatattttaatctttGAATATTTATACTAATTATAAAGAACTGATTTACGAAAAGAATAAACAAGAATATAGATTGATACAAAAATGTagtgcaaatttattttcaattttttaaaatcacaccataaatgcaattttgttttacagTTCGTTTTTTGCCGATAATGACGTATGACGTGAATACAGTCAGTAAAAGTGAGGTATTCGATACAACAACAGTGGGTGAGCTAAaacaatgaaatcaaaaattctACACAAATTGCTGTGGTTGGTGTTACTTCGGATCTATCCGGAATGTGAAAGTGGAGGAAGCGACGGTATGAGCTCATTGATGTGCTATAGATTTCGTTAGTCTGGTCTGTTGTATAAATAATGCAAGCTACACTAAGCTGACGTCGTGGAAAAACTAGCAGCAAAGTATTTGCATCTGTGACATCTGTAGTAAGCCATACTCGTCTATTAACCACGGCAGTCAACCAATGCAGAACACgatgattataaaaaaaaaaacgcatgtgGAATTTTACGGGGATTATAATAGCTAACAACCGACGTGTGGTTGCGAATggtattttccaaatattttcgtAGCAAACAACCTTTAATTTTTCAGCTATACCAAACAGTTGAACGTGCCTGttggtattaaaaaaacaaaaaggaagtgaTTTCAAATGTGATGAGGCAGACGGGCCAAAGAGATTTTAGAGAGAGTCTGTCCAGAAGTCTTAAAAAATGATTGTTCTGAGAAATCGGGTCGTATATATTGAGAAAGATTGACGTAAGCCAAATGGATTTCCTTTTCCGATATTTACCGTTACAGAGTCTGCCGTAATTCTTTCCTTCTGTCCTTAATTATGAAGATAATACTCCTAGCGCTGGTTAAAGAGATGTCTTGCGTGTCTATcgtttcgtttcttttttgtttttgtcgttcttggtttttgttttttctctttacGATTTTGTTACAGCGATACGACGCAGTTGATCAGTTCCTGTGTGTATCGATTGGCCATTAATTTCATCATACTAATGTCTACAAACACCGCAATTCCAAGAGTTTGGTATCTGAATATTTCTGGCAAATAGCATTGGGACTGTTCGTTCAAGTCTGATAGACGATCGTTGTTGACCATCTCTAAGCAGAGTAAAGTTATAAAACTGCAAGAACAGATGGGATTGAGTATTAAAACATAGAAAACATATAGTTGTTTCTCATTTAGAGGAAAATGAGCAAACTAGACAATTTTCTTTCCGTTTTGCAGCGATACATTGCAGTTAATACACCTGTGATTATCCTGACGGTAAAGATTGCAGTGACGTGGACAGTTAGAACCGCTACAAACGTTAAAGGCGACGAAGTGGTGAGGTTAGGTCCAACCTATCTTAAACTAATTTATACCATTACAGCATCAAGAAAGGGAATCCAATACATAATCAGCCACAAATTCTAGATCTGCAAAGAAAACGCATCGAAGTAGTATCAACGAGTACTTTTGcttagactttttttttttagcgatgCGACACAGTTGAACGTTCCTGTGCGTATCTGAATGCATCTGTTAACAACGTGAAGTTTTACTAAATTGCGCAGCAACTACCAGCGgaatattagaaaatattgaGAGCAACGCTGTTTCGATCTTATTCGATTGTAAGGCCAATTGATATTTTCTCTTAACTAATGCCTAATTTATAGGAAGACATGTCACAATTGATCGTGCCTgagtaaacataaaaattacCGGAAAGACGCAATAAGTTCAGGAAGTTATGGCGTATTTACCATCGACACCTTTTAACACATTGGGAACAACCAACTTTGTTTCTACCCTTTACGATTGTAAGGCGATATGAAAATTTCCTTTCACTAATTGGGTAATTTATAGGAAGCGATGCGACAGAGTTGAACATTGCCCGCATTTAAATTCATCTTAAAAATGGCGAGGTTTAGAAAGTGTCCCATACTTTCCATCAACACCATAAACACAATGAGAGCATctctacatttttttcgataacataccattgtaaggccaaatacaattttcttttgaCTAATGCATAATTTGTAGATGTAAATATCGTCGACTTTGAGCACAAATCTAGCCGCAAGGGCGTAACTTAAAGTATACCATTGGGAGACCTGACGTATCTATCGATAAgcttgcaaaaacaacaaagaatgcaaca
This genomic window contains:
- the LOC129240708 gene encoding uncharacterized protein LOC129240708; this translates as MTKLKIIPGFENNFVEDASTLRAWVRNFRIKRSQMKKKHRGDLRVNAMLNTALLTAEADLCRKQNECFRTRLMFHQRSEKGYVMGHVLDEERAKQRETINNIWKSEINDLDSFMRSLNSSNRSCGDKTTRNENTYNLKSVNSSTLQYSIAVVS